The genome window GGCCGTACAGCTTGTTGCAAACTGCGAAGCTCCCGTAGAAGTGCGAAGATCGTCAATACCAAACCAGACGGGCTCTAAAGAAGAAGCTCCATATCGATAAACTTGTCCTGTCTGCGGAGCTGTGGTTGCGACACTGACACCTTGAACTTTTTCAACAGTGGGGTTGGGAAGTGTGCCACTTAAATCTCCACCTAGTGCCGTCGCAGATTGAAAGGCCCCGGTGATGCGAGAATCATTTCCCTGCGCCGCTGTCCCCGCCGTGGTCCCGAAGTTCACAGCGACGGTTTTTGAAGTCGTTCCGGTTACGTTAATTCCGGTGCCCGCAATTACATCGGAAACGACTCCCGAGCCCCCTGCATCCGTCACGCAAGTAAACGAAGTTCCATCAAAGAAGACGACTTGCCCTGCGCTACAAGCTCCCGAAGGAAGGGCCGTCGTGCGAACAAAATCTGTCGCCGTAAAGTTTCCAAGCTTCAATGCAGAAGAAGCAAAGTGCGCGTAGGGGACAGAACGAATTTCATTATCCGGTGTGATTTGATTCCACCCAACCCCATCATGAAAACTGACGCTGAGGCGACGAGATTGATCTGCAATAGGTCCTTTACTGCTAGCTACATTGTTATTCGCATCGGCACAGTCTAGAGTGGCGGTATTATCAAAGACCTCTTTTAAGCCCACACTTCCTGATGTTGGAAATAATTTTGTTCCTGTTCCTAGCGGGACATCAAAGACACCTTTAGAGCCCGACATATTCACGCCATTTTTTTGTTCACGATAGTAAACGCAAAGACCGTCTTGAGATTTTATTTCGAACAAAAAGCTCACGTTGTTATGTTCAAGTGGAGTTCCCGTCGCTGTAAGAATGCGACCTTGATATGTCAAAGTGTTCGGAGCTGCGAAAGCTATCGATGTAAGTATCAAAACGCTCGAAAAAATAATGAGTCTTATCATGGGGTTCTCTTCGGAGTTAACAGCGCATCGATTAAGAGAATAACGGTCAATAAGAGGCGTGATCATATTAAAAAACACTCTCACAATAATTCGAAACTATTCGGTGATGTTCGGATTACCAGATGAGCTTGGGCATTCTGTAGAGCGTCGGTAAGTCGGCGGTGGAATGTTTGATAATGTTCGGAGTATGGAATAAATCTTCGTGCGATGACCGAACAAGTTCTTTTCTACGACGATTACCGACTTTATCTCTCTGAAGCATTTGAAACACGACGTTTGCGCAATCCCAATTATTCCATGCGAGCCTTTGCTCGGGATTTAGGTTTGGCGGTTTCGACACTGATTGAAGTGCAAAAGGGAAAGTATGGCCTTTCAGCAGCGCGCGCTCGTGAAGTGGCAACCAAGCTCAACCTAAGTCAAAGACAGTGCGAGCATTTTTCTGATTTACTGACGGCCCAGTTTGCTCGTTCTAACGAACAAAGAGTCATGGCCCGAAAAGCCATCGAACATCGAATCAATAACTTCGTTCAAGAAGTGTCTCTGGATTCTTTTAAAATTATTTCTGAGTGGCATCATCTGGCGTTTTTAGAATTAATGGACTTAGAGAAAAACCATCTCGATAAAGCTCGTTACGCTAAAAAACTCGGTGTGAGTGAAAAGGTGATTGAAGATTCATTGGATCGCATGAGTCGCTTGGGGCTAATTGAGATCACCGCAAATTCGGTGAAGCCCACATCTCAATTCACTTCAGTGAATAACAACTATAATTCCGAAGCGGTTCGTGGTTTTCATAAACAGATTATCGAAAAAGCACTTTACGCCGTTGAACGCCAAGACAACGAAAAGCGGGAAGTGTCGTCCACTTTATTCTCGATTAAAAAACAAGATTTCCCGGCAGCCCGCAAAGCCCTTATGGATTTCCGTCGCGAATTTGCCTCACGCTTTGGAACTACTGAAAACGCGGACGATGTCTGCTGCCTGAGTATTCAATTTTTCAGCCTTTTGGCACAGGAAGATGCACGATGAAACTTCTTTTAATCTCTTTTACGCTCCTTTATTCCTTCACTCTTTTTGCCGGCATTCGAGACGTTGGTAGTGGTGGAGCGGGGATCTTAAAAGACAATCGGATTTATTTATTGGACCTTTATGAGGTAGGATTGCCAGAACCTTTAATAGATTCTAGCGTAATTCCTGATGAAGACATTCTGAATCGTGCTAAGGCTATGCCACATTTTACGGACGACGAAAGCATGATCTTCGCTCAAAAAATGACAGAAATTCGACGGAAAGCTCCCCGTTTTGCGAATGTTCTTCTTTTGGCTCTTTCTAAATACCAATGGTATCTGGTGGATACACCATTAGCGGTGATTAAAGAAGACACCCCGCTTGAT of Bdellovibrio bacteriovorus contains these proteins:
- a CDS encoding TIGR02147 family protein, whose amino-acid sequence is MTEQVLFYDDYRLYLSEAFETRRLRNPNYSMRAFARDLGLAVSTLIEVQKGKYGLSAARAREVATKLNLSQRQCEHFSDLLTAQFARSNEQRVMARKAIEHRINNFVQEVSLDSFKIISEWHHLAFLELMDLEKNHLDKARYAKKLGVSEKVIEDSLDRMSRLGLIEITANSVKPTSQFTSVNNNYNSEAVRGFHKQIIEKALYAVERQDNEKREVSSTLFSIKKQDFPAARKALMDFRREFASRFGTTENADDVCCLSIQFFSLLAQEDAR